A genomic region of Rhizobium sp. NXC24 contains the following coding sequences:
- a CDS encoding DUF2189 domain-containing protein translates to MTAFHVMAGANHTFTRPAIRKIGIADLIDALKLGLDDFSEKPSHYVFLCLMYPIAGIALAIWSSGANLLPLLFPLMSGFALLGPLAAIGLYEISRRREQGLDTSWRHAFDVRFSPALPSIIVVGLMLFGLFIVWLVVAQTIYTAYFGDSVPATLSSFISNVLTTPQGMSMMFWGNLTGFVFALVVLATTVVTFPLLLDRDVGAVAAIDASIRATLINPVPVAIWGLIVAGLLVVGTIPIFAGLAVVMPILGHATWHLYRKLVAPAALS, encoded by the coding sequence ATGACGGCATTTCATGTCATGGCTGGCGCAAATCACACCTTTACGCGTCCGGCCATCCGCAAGATCGGCATTGCCGATCTCATCGACGCCCTGAAACTGGGGCTGGACGACTTCAGCGAAAAACCATCCCATTACGTATTCCTGTGTCTCATGTATCCGATCGCGGGCATAGCACTAGCGATCTGGAGTTCCGGTGCGAATCTACTGCCATTGCTGTTTCCGCTGATGTCCGGCTTCGCGCTGCTCGGGCCACTGGCAGCGATCGGGCTCTATGAGATCAGCCGGCGGCGGGAGCAAGGGCTGGACACGTCCTGGCGGCATGCTTTTGACGTCCGCTTCTCTCCGGCGTTGCCCTCCATCATTGTGGTCGGCCTTATGCTGTTTGGCTTATTCATCGTCTGGCTTGTCGTCGCGCAGACCATCTATACCGCCTATTTCGGCGATAGCGTCCCGGCAACTCTGTCATCCTTCATCTCGAACGTGCTGACGACGCCGCAGGGCATGAGCATGATGTTCTGGGGCAACCTCACCGGCTTCGTCTTTGCGCTCGTCGTACTGGCAACCACCGTCGTTACCTTCCCGCTGCTGCTCGACCGAGATGTCGGTGCCGTGGCTGCGATCGACGCAAGCATTCGCGCGACACTCATTAATCCGGTGCCGGTGGCAATCTGGGGATTGATCGTGGCGGGGCTTCTTGTTGTCGGTACGATCCCGATCTTTGCGGGGCTTGCAGTGGTCATGCCCATTCTCGGACATGCCACCTGGCATCTCTATCGCAAACTCGTGGCACCGGCCGCATTGAGCTGA